GTTTCTAGACCATAGTGTGAATGGTCTAATCGGTACGCGGTTTTTAGGTGACCTAGATGTATGAAAGTTTCATGCAACTTGGAATTACCAAAACTTTTTTCCCCCAAAGTTACTCAATGTCTGAATTGCATGTTATGAGAGAACTTCGAAGAATTGCTAGTTCAAATCTTTGGTGGCTGAGAAAATCAAATTAGGAGAAGCCTATGTATGGTTGGTCAAACAAACATTACACAATCTCACTGCAAAAAAAATACAACTAACAGAAACAAATGCAAACTCCGTAATCAAGCGGtgaacaaaagaagaaaaaaaaaactccatAGTAAACCAAGGGCCCGAGAAAAAGCACAGTCGACAGTAAAAAAACAAAAACTACAGCAAGAATCACGCAGAGTCTCTTAATGAACAGGCTGATTAGCCTCCGTAGCCCGAGTTGCAGGCTCGGTCTTGCTAGGCACAGTCTCATCAGGGAGAGCTTTATCCTCCGCCTTCGGTGGATCGTCGGGTTTGTGCTCCATCAAGGCGAAGCCCTTGGCCGCCTGGACGATGGCCACCGGCAGGCCTAGGCACTTGCCGACGATCTGCTCCTTTATCTGTTCCAGCTCCTTGTAAATCTCGTCTTcctctttcttctcctccttctcgtccttgtctttctctttctcttccttcttcttcttgctctttTTCTTGGCCTCTTTGTACTCCCGCTCGAAAAGCTTCCATCCCTCGGCGACGCCGAGCCCTGGTGGGCGGAACACGCGACCGGTGCGCACCATGGTCCTGGCATCGTCCTCACTGCGACAGGTGACGAGCACCGCGCTCTTCCTCGCCTTGGGCAGGCCGTAGGCGAGCCGCTCGTACCACTCGCCCTTCTTAGGTGGCTGTAGCGTCAGGTTGCTGTACCATCCGTCGCTGCCATCGTACGCCCTGATGTCGTCGAACACGATGAGGTACCCCGTCTTGTACAGCGTCACGTACAGGATGAAGAGTAGCACACCGATCTTGTTTTTGTCCTTGTCTCCAGCAGCTGCCTTGACGACGTCGGCATTGTCGACGATGGCCTCGACCTTGGCGGTGTCGAGGCCAAGGTTGTCGAGCATCCGGTAGAGGAGGTTGAACCTGTCCTCGTGGTCCGGCGGGCCGACGCAGACCCAGAGCCGGAGAGGGAAGGCGTCCTTGATCCTGTCGTGGACGAACACCTTCTGCGCCAGCGCCGTCTTGCCGCTGCCGTGGATCCCCGTGATGCCTGCTGTTGAACGATTCAAGTATGTCACGTTGTAATACCGTTGTACTGCCTAGAGATAGTGCTCCTTGTAATCCGGATCTCTAGCACATCGTGCATCCTCTCTGTATCTCTCTATTTGTAACAGACTCCACTCACAATGCAATTCAGGTGAGAATTACAATTCTGCTTGGTATCAGAGCGCAGCGCtcgacctccccatggccggaacCCTACCTTCTTCCTCTTCGGCGGCCACCATGCCAGCCACCCTCTCTACCCTCTCCACCACCATCAACCCCCTCGACTCCGATCCCCAAACCCCTCTCCAAAACCGGCCAACCAACTCAACAATGCCCCGAGCCCCTCCCACTCCCCAATTTGGCGACTCCCTAAACCTCGACGGCCTCGCCGACAACCTGCCGGAGATCCCTCTCACCGGCGCAATCCATCCACTCCCCGTAGCCCACCCAGCCACCTCCTTCTCCCATCCCATCCTTAACGTCCACATCCAGGACTACATCAAATTTCAGGTCAACCCCGCCGGCGCGAATTTCTCCAAGTGGCGTCAGATCTTTCGCCTCCTGCTCACCATGTACCAGGTGATGGATCATGTGACCGAGGGCGCTGCCCCTCGCGATCCCGACGGCAGTTGGCGCGCCGTCGACATCCACATCAGTTTGTGGTTTATGGCCACCCTCACTGACGATCTGCTCCGCCTCGTCCAAGGGTCCGACGCGACGGCGTGCGGCACGTGGACTCGCCTGCATCGATTCTTCTACCACAACCAAACCTCGAGGTATCTTTTCCTCAGCAAGGCACTCCGCACCACACCTCGCGGCGACATGTCCATCTCGACCTACGCCAGCAAGCTACAGGCCATTGCTGATGACTTGGACGCCATCGGGCGCCCCGTGGACGATCGGACCTGGCCCTTCAGTTTGTTGAGGGCCTCGGCGAACAATACAAGATGCAGGCCGAGATCATGAAGCTGGACCTGCCGTCGTTCGCCGACGCCTGCTCCCGCCTCCAGCTCGCCGAGATCTCCTCCGACAACGGCGCTCAAGTCTTCGCTGCCCACGGCGGTGACCGTGCTGGCGGCCAAAGCAACCACACCGGCGGTTCCACCGGCCATGCTGGTGCCAGCCGTGGCCCTGCTCGTCACTCCATCCCCGGGGTCAGTCCCAACTATCGCGGCCGCAACCCGATCCCCGGTTTCCGCCCAGGCGGTGACCATGGCACCAGCGGGCACGGAGGCCCTGGCGGCAGCCGCGGCTCACCTCTCTCCATTGGTCGTGGCCACGACTACGGGGGGCTCACCGGTAGCACCTCGCAACCTGCGTGGATGGGTTACTTCGCGCCTATGGGCGCTCCCTTCCCCACGCCGCACCCGTCCTGGACAGCACCGAACTCCTCAAGTGTCCTCGGCGCCCGGCCCGGCCCTGCATCTCAGGTGTACCCCGCCATCCACTCTGGCGCCCTGCAGCATCCCACGTAGGCGTACCCCATGCAGCACCCTGCCTCGCCCTACCCTCTGCCTCCGTACTCCTTCGACCACGCCGCCCTGGTTCACGCCGCCATGAGCAACATGCCGCAGCAGCCGCACCAACCTGAATGGATCATGGACTCCGGGGCATCATCGCACGTCACTGGTAAGACGGGTAACTTAACCACCACTCATCCCTTATTAGGACATAATTCTCAGTATATTGTTGTTGGCAATGGGTCTAAACTTCCTATCATTGGCACTGGTTCCGTCCGCATCTCCTCCCTTCCCCTCCTCTTGCAAAATGTTCTTGTTTCTCCTCACATTGTCAAGAATTTGATTTATGTCCGCCAATTTACCCGTGATAACTATGTATCCATTGAATTTGATCCGTTTGGTTTTTCCGTGAAGGACCTAGCCACCAAGACCCTCCTCCTCCGCTCCAATAGTGACGGCGACCTCTACCCCTTCTTCGGCACCAAGACACCTACACACGCCGTCTACTCCATCACCTCGGGCGATCTCATCCGCACCACCAACGACATTATCCGCACCCTCCTACTCCAAGCCAACCTCCCACCACCCTTTTGGGTGGAAGCCCTCCACACCGCCACTCATCTTCTCAACCTGCGCCCATCTCGCTCCATCTCTCATGACACGCCGCACTTCCGCCTCTACGGTGTCCACCCATCCTATGATCATCTCCGTATTTTTGGATGTTTATGTTACCCCAACCTATATGCCACCTCCACCCACAAACTCGCCCCACGTTCCACCAAATGCGTATTTCTAGGCTACCCGCGTGAACACAAAGGATATCGCTGTTTCGACTTATCATCGCGCAGAATTATAATTTCTAGACATGTCATCTTTGATGAGTCACAATTTCCTTATTTTTCTACAGATTGCAGCACTCCAGCCACAAAAAATCCCAGCTCTGCACCTCCTGGCCACCGTATCCCCCTCGGGATCCCTCCACCGACAACCTCGTCCAGCCCGGccatccttccgcctccacctgtCCTCGCTGGCCCACCACCCACCCACGGGTCTGCCCCTGCTCAGCGCACTACCACGACAGCCCAGCCCACCATCCCATCTCCGCACCAATCATCGCCTGCCCCCGCTGCTCCGACCGCTTCCCCCTCGACTGCCGCGTCGCCTTCCCCCTCGCCTGTCGCGCCCATCCCACCTGCGCCAGATTCTCCCAATCTGTCCCCTGGACAGCCAACCCAGCCAAATCACAACTCGCCACGTCCCACCACTCTCCCGCCCAAAGCACAACCGGTACATCCACCCCAAAATCCCCACCCAATGGTCACCCGAGCCAAACGAGGTTTTATCATGCCCAACAAAAACTTTGCCCTCTCTTCTTCTACCACTATTTCTCCACTTCCCGCCACATATAAATCCGCTCTTAAAGACCCCAATTGGCACAATGCTATGCTTGATGAATATAATGCCCTAATACGGAATGACACGTGGTTTCTAGTTCCTCGTCCTGCAGGTGTTAATGTGGTGACCGGCAAGTGGATTTTTCGCCACAAGTTCAATCCTGACGGCTCTCTTGCTCGCTACAAGGCACGGTGGGTGGTCCGTGGATTTACTCAGCAGCATGGTGTGGAATACACTGAGACATTCAGCCCTGTGGTCAAGCCAGCTACCATCCGTGTGGTCCTCAGTCTTGCAGCCTCTCAGTCATGGCCCATACATCAACTGGATGTGAAGAACGCATTCCTCCATGGACACTTGCATGAAACGGTATATTGTGAGCAACCCTCCGGCTTTCTCGACTCCTCTTCTCCTACCCATGTTTGCAAACTCCATAAATCACTATATGGCCTCAAACAAGCACCTCACACTTGGTTTCATAGATTCACCACATTTATCACCTCTCTCGGGTTTGTTGCTTCTAAATGTGATTCCTCCTTGTTTATTTTACATCATGGCTCCTCCACTGCATATTTGCTATTGTATGTCGATGATATCATCCTCACCGCCAACACCACCACCCTTCTTCACTCCATCATCTCATCACTTAAAAATGAGTTTTCTATGAGTGATTTAGGTGACATTCATCATTTTCTTGGCATCAATGTTCATCGCACTAGTGCTGGCTTGTTTCTTTCCCAACAACAATATGCATTAGAGATTTTAGACCGAGCCAAAATGCTAGACTGCAATCCCATCTCCACACCCATCGACACCAAAAACAAACTCTCCTCCCAACAAGGTTGCAAATTCCCGGATGCCACCCTTTATCGGAGTCTAGCCGGTGCCTTACAATACCTCACTCTCACCCGCCCGGACATATCATATGCCGTTCAACAAGTGTGCTTATTCATGCATGATCCCCGGGATGCTCACTATAATTTGATCAAACGGATCATGCGCTACATCAAAGGAACCTCCCACTATGGTCTCCAGTTTCACAAGTCGGCCATCCATGAGCTTATTGCATACTCTGATGCTGATTGGGCCGGTTGCCCTGACACAAGGAAATCAACTTCTGGGTTCTGTGTGTTTCTGGGTTCCAACTTGGTGTCTTGGTCCTCTCGACGGCAGCCTACGGTCTCAAGGTCAAGTGCCGAAGCTGAGTACAGGGCCGTGGCTAACTGTATTGCTGAATCTTGCTGGATACGGCAACTCCTTCAGGAACTACATCATACTCCTACAAAGGCAACTGTGGTATATTGTGACAATGCCAGTGCAATGTATCTGTCCTCTAACCCTGTGCAGCATCAACGGACGAAACATGTTGAGATTGATCTCCATTTTGTCCGTGACCGTGTTGCCTTAGGAGAAGCTCGTGTTCTTCATGTGCCAACCAGCTCCCAGTTCGCCGACATTTTCACCAAAGGGCTGCCAACTACGGTATTTCAAGATTTTCGTTCCAGTTTAAACGTCGCCGAGAGCGTCGTTCCAACTGCGGGGGGCTGTTGAACGATTCAAATATGTCACGTTGTAATACCGTTGTACTGCCTAGAGATAGTGCTCCTTGTAATCCGGATCTCTAGCACATCGTGCATCCTCTCTGTATCTCTCTATTTGTAACAGACTCCACTCACAATGCAATTCAGTTGAGAATTACAATTCTGCTCCTGCCGCCCTGAAAAGCAATTGATCCTCtttgccctcctcctcttgggggCCGACGAGGGCGTCGACCACCTTGTCCGCCTCGTTGGCCCAGCCGTATATGCGGTCCTCGTCCACGTAGCTCGTCGTCCACTCGTAGAGCACCGTGTCTTCACCAGCTGCATCATGATCAGCAGCAGGAGCAGAGGTAGAAGGAGCGTCACCGAGGATGGTGATGGTCTGCTGCAGCAAGGGCTCGACGGAGAAGTCCAGCGATCGGGACTTGAAAGGGTTGCAGTCGCTCACCGACGGCAGCGTCATCTTCTTGCTCTTGGCGTTGTCAGACTGCTGCGGCTGCTTGGACCGTGCCTTGCATTGCTGCAGCGCTTCGTCGATCTTGCGCAGCAGCTCGGGCAGCTCCTCCTTCTTCTCAACGTCCGGTGGCCGCGAGGTGATCTTGTCCTTGTTCGCCCTGAGGATGCGGAAGATGTGGTCGAGTTCTGTCCTGTGAAGCAGATCCCGGTCGTCCTCGTCGTCGAACGCCTGGAGCAGCTTCTCCAACAGAGGTTTCAGATCGTTCCCGCTTTGCTGCGCCATGATTACCTCAGTGTATCTACTTCTACTTGACTATCTCAGGCGAGTCAGGCCTCGAATAACTTTGATTGGCTTTAGCAGATCGATGGAGCCTGTTTTATAGCTGAATGTTGAGATGCTTGCTCCTTCGATAAGCAAAGCTACATGCCACAAATGATCAAGACCTCCACGCTTTAGGATTGGAGAAGCTACAGGTTTGCAAACTTTCGAAATTCTGTCGAATAACTTTGTGAAGATGTAAGAATCACTGCAGTGACACCCAAGTAATGAATCATGGTGTTCCCAGGACTCTACGCAGTTTGTTTCTACCGAGAATGGTCAATGGTGACATTTACCCTTTGTTTCCAGGCAAGCTGCATGTAATTCGCGCATCCGTACAGCCACTAGGATATACCTGAGCATTTCTCGGGCCGGGCCAGGCCTCGGGTCAGGCCGACCAAAGCCCGACGCGGGAAATCTTGGCcttggcccggcccggcccgaccatcAGGCCAAAAAACTGGCCCAAGCCCGGCCCATTGTAGAGAAAGCCCATCGGGTCTCAGGCCTCGGGCCGGGCCGCTTCACTAAATCGCACAAAATCACGgcccaagcccggcccggcccaacCATCAGGCCAAAAAATCAGGTCCGGCCCGGAGGCATGGTCAGGTCAGGCTTAGCCCGGGAATTCCGGACCGGGCT
This region of Lolium perenne isolate Kyuss_39 chromosome 2, Kyuss_2.0, whole genome shotgun sequence genomic DNA includes:
- the LOC127334170 gene encoding uncharacterized protein, producing the protein MAQQSGNDLKPLLEKLLQAFDDEDDRDLLHRTELDHIFRILRANKDKITSRPPDVEKKEELPELLRKIDEALQQCKARSKQPQQSDNAKSKKMTLPSVSDCNPFKSRSLDFSVEPLLQQTITILGDAPSTSAPAADHDAAGEDTVLYEWTTSYVDEDRIYGWANEADKVVDALVGPQEEEGKEDQLLFRTAGITGIHGSGKTALAQKVFVHDRIKDAFPLRLWVCVGPPDHEDRFNLLYRMLDNLGLDTAKVEAIVDNADVVKAAAGDKDKNKIGVLLFILYVTLYKTGYLIVFDDIRAYDGSDGWYSNLTLQPPKKGEWYERLAYGLPKARKSAVLVTCRSEDDARTMVRTGRVFRPPGLGVAEGWKLFEREYKEAKKKSKKKKEEKEKDKDEKEEKKEEDEIYKELEQIKEQIVGKCLGLPVAIVQAAKGFALMEHKPDDPPKAEDKALPDETVPSKTEPATRATEANQPVH